In one Mycobacterium sp. NBC_00419 genomic region, the following are encoded:
- a CDS encoding PadR family transcriptional regulator, translating into MSLRYAALGLLAQQPGSGYDLLKRFEYSMANVWPATQSQLYGELNKLADSGLIEVSDIGPRGRKEYRVTEAGREDLLRWMANAQDDPPYRSAELLRVFLLGEMPPGQARDHIQTVAEQADTEHKRYEQLRDSVDWDDSDADFYGRAALEYGLRAQAMEADWARWLITEIDRRSAH; encoded by the coding sequence GTGAGTCTTCGGTACGCGGCACTGGGCCTGCTGGCCCAACAGCCCGGCAGCGGCTATGACCTGCTCAAACGGTTCGAGTATTCAATGGCCAACGTGTGGCCGGCCACCCAGAGCCAGCTCTACGGCGAGTTGAACAAGCTGGCCGATTCCGGGCTGATCGAGGTCAGCGACATCGGTCCCCGTGGCCGCAAGGAGTACCGGGTCACCGAGGCAGGCCGCGAGGACCTGCTGCGCTGGATGGCCAACGCGCAGGACGATCCGCCTTACCGCAGCGCCGAATTGTTGCGGGTCTTCCTGCTCGGCGAGATGCCGCCAGGGCAGGCCCGCGACCACATCCAGACGGTCGCCGAACAAGCCGATACCGAGCACAAACGCTATGAGCAGCTGCGCGATTCGGTCGACTGGGATGACAGCGACGCCGACTTCTACGGCCGGGCGGCACTGGAGTACGGACTGCGCGCACAGGCCATGGAAGCCGACTGGGCACGCTGGCTGATCACGGAGATCGACCGCCGCTCGGCACATTGA
- a CDS encoding class I SAM-dependent methyltransferase encodes MAYVAKPVADIADMPRGGPDASWLDRLLQTDRPEYLDRDDVDDDVKRGVIRALDVMGSMFNEHERNAQLVLREVADVADPKILELGAGHGALSRIVLEQHPTAEVTVTDINPESVAAMAASGLGQDPRATVRVVDATAIDAPDDSFDLAVFALSFHHLPPQQAAQVFAEATRVATTLLVIDLPRMPSVLHIAKLAVFAPFALWWPFAHDGFISSLRAYSPSALRALGDYAGVDVEVSSSGFDRQTVLASRKS; translated from the coding sequence ATGGCCTACGTGGCAAAACCAGTGGCAGACATCGCCGACATGCCCAGGGGCGGGCCGGACGCGTCGTGGCTGGACCGCCTCCTGCAGACCGACCGCCCCGAGTACCTCGACCGCGACGACGTCGACGACGACGTCAAACGCGGCGTGATCCGCGCCCTCGACGTGATGGGCTCGATGTTCAACGAGCACGAACGCAATGCGCAGCTGGTGCTGCGCGAGGTCGCCGACGTCGCCGACCCCAAGATCCTCGAACTCGGGGCCGGGCACGGCGCGCTGTCGCGCATCGTGCTCGAGCAGCACCCCACCGCCGAGGTGACGGTCACCGATATCAACCCCGAGTCGGTGGCGGCGATGGCGGCCTCCGGTCTGGGCCAGGATCCGCGGGCCACCGTGCGCGTCGTCGACGCCACCGCCATCGACGCCCCCGACGACTCCTTCGACCTGGCGGTGTTCGCCCTGTCGTTCCATCACCTGCCGCCGCAACAGGCGGCACAGGTCTTCGCCGAAGCCACCCGGGTGGCCACCACGCTGCTCGTCATCGACCTCCCCCGGATGCCGTCGGTTCTGCACATCGCGAAGCTGGCGGTGTTCGCCCCGTTCGCGTTGTGGTGGCCGTTCGCCCACGACGGGTTCATCAGTTCACTGCGCGCCTACAGCCCGTCGGCGCTGCGCGCGCTGGGCGACTACGCGGGCGTTGACGTCGAGGTGAGTAGCTCAGGTTTCGACCGCCAAACGGTACTGGCCAGCCGCAAGAGCTGA
- a CDS encoding PadR family transcriptional regulator encodes MSTPFPQCDGPDSGRPGPGGFGPGFRPGFGPGFGFAPPGPARRHARRHFREHLREQMAGGDGPGGFGPRGGFGPGFGFGPGFGPGFGFGPGGGRRGHGRSRGRRGDVRVAILALLAERPMHGYEMIQEIAERTNGVWKPSPGSVYPTLQLLVDEGVIVGTETDGSKKLFELTEDGRTAAEKITTPPWEEINEDIEPGQVNLRAAMGQLFGAVAQSAHTASPEQQQRIVDIVNAARREVYQILGESE; translated from the coding sequence ATGAGCACCCCATTCCCCCAGTGCGACGGCCCTGACTCGGGCCGCCCCGGTCCCGGCGGCTTCGGCCCCGGCTTCCGCCCGGGCTTCGGTCCCGGCTTCGGTTTTGCGCCGCCAGGACCCGCACGCCGGCATGCCCGCCGGCATTTCCGTGAGCACCTCCGCGAACAGATGGCCGGCGGTGACGGCCCGGGCGGTTTCGGTCCCCGCGGCGGCTTCGGCCCCGGTTTCGGGTTCGGTCCGGGCTTCGGCCCTGGCTTCGGCTTCGGACCCGGCGGCGGACGCCGTGGCCACGGTCGCAGCCGGGGCAGGCGAGGTGACGTCCGCGTCGCCATCCTGGCCCTGCTGGCCGAACGGCCGATGCACGGCTACGAGATGATCCAGGAGATCGCCGAGCGCACCAACGGTGTGTGGAAGCCCAGCCCCGGCTCGGTCTACCCCACCCTGCAGTTGCTCGTCGACGAAGGCGTCATCGTCGGCACCGAAACCGACGGCAGCAAGAAGCTTTTCGAGCTGACCGAGGACGGGCGGACCGCCGCGGAGAAGATCACCACCCCGCCGTGGGAGGAGATCAACGAGGACATCGAGCCCGGCCAGGTCAACCTGCGCGCCGCGATGGGCCAGCTGTTCGGGGCGGTCGCGCAGTCCGCGCACACCGCCAGCCCCGAACAGCAGCAGCGCATCGTCGACATCGTCAACGCTGCGCGCCGCGAGGTCTACCAGATCCTCGGCGAGTCCGAGTAG
- the glpK gene encoding glycerol kinase GlpK, whose protein sequence is MADFVASIDQGTTSTRCMIFDHNGIEVGRHQLEHEQILPKAGWVEHNPVEIWERTKTVVQSALNTTKLSAGDLAALGITNQRETTLVWNRKTGRPYYNAIVWQDTRTDRIATALDRDGRGDVIRHKAGLPPATYFSGGKLQWILENVDGVRAAAERGDALFGTPDTWVLWNLTGGAAGGVHVTDVTNASRTMLMNLETLDWDDELLSFFGIPRVMLPDIRPSSSPEPYGMTHPGGPTGGEVPVTASLGDQQAAMVGQVCLAPGEAKNTYGTGNFLLLNTGEKIVRSSNGLLTTVCYQFGDAKPVYALEGSIAVTGSAVQWLRDQLGIISGAADSETLASQVADNGGVYFVPAFSGLFAPYWRSDARGAIVGLSRFNSNAHVARATLEAICYQSRDVVDAMEADSGVHLEVLKVDGGVTLNELCMQIQADVLGVDVVRPVVAETTALGAAYAAGLATGFWADPDDLRANWHEDRRWSPAWSEEQRAAGYAGWHKAVQRTLDWVDVS, encoded by the coding sequence TTGGCCGACTTCGTCGCATCGATTGACCAGGGCACCACCAGCACCCGTTGCATGATCTTCGACCACAACGGCATCGAGGTGGGCCGCCACCAGCTCGAGCACGAGCAGATCCTGCCGAAGGCGGGCTGGGTCGAGCACAACCCGGTGGAGATCTGGGAGCGCACCAAGACCGTCGTCCAGTCCGCGCTGAACACCACCAAGCTGTCCGCCGGTGACCTCGCCGCGCTGGGTATCACCAACCAGCGCGAGACCACGCTGGTGTGGAATCGCAAGACCGGCCGGCCGTACTACAACGCGATCGTCTGGCAGGACACCCGCACCGATCGCATCGCCACCGCGCTCGATCGTGACGGGCGCGGGGACGTGATCCGGCACAAGGCCGGTCTGCCCCCGGCGACCTACTTCTCCGGCGGCAAGCTGCAGTGGATTCTGGAGAACGTCGACGGTGTGCGCGCGGCCGCCGAACGCGGTGATGCGCTGTTCGGCACGCCTGACACGTGGGTGCTGTGGAACCTCACCGGCGGCGCGGCCGGCGGGGTGCACGTCACCGACGTGACCAACGCCAGCCGGACCATGCTGATGAATCTGGAGACGCTGGATTGGGACGATGAACTGTTGTCGTTCTTCGGGATTCCCCGGGTGATGCTGCCGGATATCCGTCCGTCGTCCTCACCGGAGCCCTACGGCATGACCCATCCCGGTGGGCCCACCGGCGGCGAGGTACCGGTCACCGCAAGCCTGGGTGATCAGCAGGCGGCGATGGTGGGTCAGGTGTGCCTGGCGCCGGGGGAGGCCAAGAACACCTACGGCACCGGCAACTTCCTGCTGCTCAATACCGGCGAGAAGATCGTGCGCAGCTCCAACGGCCTGCTGACCACGGTGTGTTATCAGTTCGGTGACGCGAAACCTGTTTACGCCCTTGAGGGTTCGATTGCGGTGACGGGTTCGGCGGTGCAGTGGCTACGCGACCAGCTGGGCATCATCAGCGGCGCCGCGGACAGCGAGACACTGGCCTCCCAGGTCGCCGACAACGGTGGGGTGTACTTCGTGCCGGCGTTCTCCGGGCTGTTCGCGCCGTACTGGCGCTCGGATGCCCGGGGCGCGATCGTGGGGCTGTCCCGGTTCAACTCCAACGCGCACGTCGCCCGCGCGACGCTGGAGGCGATCTGCTACCAGAGCCGCGACGTCGTGGATGCGATGGAGGCGGACTCGGGTGTGCACCTGGAGGTGCTCAAGGTCGACGGCGGGGTGACGCTCAACGAGTTGTGCATGCAGATCCAGGCCGACGTGCTGGGTGTGGACGTGGTGCGTCCGGTGGTCGCCGAGACCACGGCGCTGGGTGCGGCGTATGCCGCCGGGCTGGCGACCGGCTTCTGGGCTGACCCCGACGACCTGCGTGCCAATTGGCATGAGGACCGGCGTTGGTCGCCGGCCTGGAGTGAGGAACAGCGTGCCGCCGGCTATGCGGGCTGGCATAAGGCGGTGCAGCGCACCCTCGATTGGGTCGACGTGTCGTGA